AGAAGCGATGCAACAAGCTTTGATATATACTCAAACCGGCCATTTGTGCGTGGGTACGCTGCACGCAAATAATTCCTATCATGCACTCATGCGGATTTTGGGTTTTTTCCCGATTGAAAACCGTGAACATATGCTGCATGATCTGTCTGTCAGTTTGCGCGCTGTGATTTCCCAACGTTTGGTTCGTGGTAAAGATGGCAAGCGGGTTGCTGCAGTGGAAGTGCTGTTAAATTCGCTTTATATTTCAGAATTGATCCAGAAACAGGAAATTGATGCGATCAAGGAAGCCATGGAAAAATCCATGTCGGATGGATCTGAGACGTTTGAACAGGCGCTGTTTCATCTGTACCAGTCCGGTAAAATTACCATTGATGAAGCTTTGCAGCACGCCGATTCACGCAGTAATCTGGAATGGTTAATCAAGAGTGGTGGCGGCAAACAAACCAAAGGAGAGGGAACAAGCTCCAGGTCAAGACCAAAAGGTGGTTTTGAAGAAATGACGATTATGCCGGAAATGCTTGAGTAAACCCTTTACGGGCAAACGACCGGTATGTTGTTTTTGAGCGTAATACCTTCCAGACTGATTTCTGCACTGTAAGCAATTACTTCTACGCCGTGGCTTATAGCCAGGCGCAAGGTGCTGCCATAGAGCGGGTCAATCTGGTCGGCAGGTCGTACTGACTTTACATCCCCTCTCTGCACGCAGTAGCACAAAACGGCACGTTCTCCCCCTTCCACCACAGCGATTAATTCCCTCAGGTGTTTTGTCCCGCGCGCACTGACTGCATCTGGAAAAATGGCGATGCCATCCACGACAGATGCGGTGACATTCTTAACTTCTATATAGCAGTCTGGTTGTCCTGTGGCGGATTCCAGGAGCAGGTCGACGCGACTGTTTTCCAGGCCAAAACGTACTTCAGTTCGAATTGTGTTGTAGCCGGAAAAAGACGAAATCAGCCCGCCTTCAATGGCCTCTTTGACTAACCGGTTGCTCAGGCCGGTATTGATGCCAATTAGCGTTCCGCTTTGATTTTTCAATATTTCCCACGTAAGTGGGTACTTGCGGTCAAGATTTTTTGCGCGACTTAACCAGACAGTGCTGCCTGGTTCGGCGCATCCCAGCATGGACCCCGTGTTAGGGCAATGTGCAGTGATGATTTCACCATTAGGGAGCGCAATGTCAGCCAGAAAACGTTTATACCGCTTGATCAAGCTTCCTTCTATCAGGGGTTGGTCGAATTTCAATGGGGTGATATAGATAAAGTGTGTGAGGGAGCCATCATAGTCTATTTATGCGTGCTGAGGTCAGTTGCTGTTGATATATCGACACGTGTGTCCAGTTTTACACTGTTAATAAGTATATTCTTAAAAATTTTCTATATAAAACAGCGTGATGAAAATTACAAAGGAAGATGTTTTCAGGCATGAGTCTTGCTCAGTTGATTATATACATTAAGCATCATAGGTGAGTGGCGGTGATAACTGAATATAAGAGTACCCAACAAGTTAAGCGTCTGGTTTCAAACTCCGCAGAACTCCGTAAGGCAATGGAAGCGCAAACCGGCTTTAATCCCACCCAATTGGGCAGGGAGTTAGCACGTGAAGGGGTGATCACCAAAGAGCAACTATTAAAAGCGATCGATCTTCAAAAACTAACACCTGGTAGAAAATTGGGCAGCATCCTTGCTGATATGGGAGTGGCATCGACAGAGCAAGTTCATCTGGCTGTCGCACTTTCACTCGGAGCGCCAAGTGTCAAGCTGGATGGTTTTGATTTTGAACGCAAAGCACTAGCCAACATATCTGCAGAACTTGCCCGCACCTATAACGTCATTCCACTGATTATTCACAATGAACGTCTGGTGCTGGCGATGGAAAACCTGCTGGATATGGAAGCGGTCAGTGCCATTGGGTTCATCGCGCAGCGGATGATTGAAAGTGTGTACGCTCCGAATCATGATATCAAGCAGGCCATCAACAAACATTATGAACTTCAGGAGCAGGAGCACGAACTCGATCAGCTGCAATTGAGTAATTTCTATAACGAAGATGATAATTCCCTTTGGAAAGAGGCAGAACGGCTGGCAAATGAGCAGCCAATTGTCAGATTGGTGAACAGCATTCTGATGGATGCTATATATCAGCGTGCTTCTGATGTGCATATTCGTCCCGGAAACAAGCAGGTTGAATTGCTCTACCGGATAGATGGTGTGTTGATAAATAAACGGGAAATCCAGAAAGGCCTTTTACCCGCTATTGTCAGTCGTATCAAGATCTTATCCAGACTGAATATTGCAGAACATCGGTTGCCGCAAGATGGCCGTTCAAGAATGCTGGATGGGGCGAATATCATTGATCTGCGCGTTTCGGTAATACCTTGTCAGTACGGTGAGAGTATCGTGATACGGATTTTGAACAAAGGTGAAGGTCTGCGCTCACTGGATGAAATCGGTTTTACACCTAAGGATGAGGAGCGGTTTGCCGGCCTGATCAATAAAAACTACGGCATTTTGCTGGTAACAGGGCCGACAGGGTCAGGCAAAACAACCACGTTATATGCGGCATTAAGGGAGGTGCAGAAGCGCAACCTGAATATTGTCACGGTTGAAGATCCGGTAGAGTATGAATTTGAGGGGATGCGCCAGATCCAGATTCAACCTGCTATTCATTTCGGCTTTCCACAGGCTTTGCGGCATATTCTTCGACATGATCCCGATGTCATCATGATCGGTGAAATCAGGGACAGGGAAACATGTAATATCGCTGTGGAAGGCGCGCTCACAGGGCATCTTGTTTTGAGTACGTTGCATACCAATGATGCACCAGGTGCAGTTACAAGATTAATGGAAATGGGGGTGGAGCCTTATTTGCTGAAGTCAGCAATAATCGGCGTGTTGGCGCAGCGTCTGGTGCGGCGAAATTGCCCGCATTGTCTGGCCGAGGAAACAGTTGATCCTAAAGTCAGAAGTGGTCTGGGAATATCAAAGACGGAAAGGTTTTATAAGGGAACAGGGTGCGAAAAATGCAATCACACAGGGTTCCATGGTCGATTGGCTGTTTACGAGTTGCTGATTGTCAGTGAAACCCTACGTAACCATATTGAATCGGGTGTGGCCACGGGCGTTTTGCGCGATCTGGCAATTAGTGAGGGAATGGTGCCGTTGACTGCTCAGGCAATCGAGCAGGCCAGATTGCATAATACTTCACTATCTGAAGTGTACCGGATAGGAATGGAAACGGTTTTTTCGGAAAACTTAGTCTGAGCCTTCATGACCCACGTTTCTGCTGTATTCCGGGTCGCTCCAGATAGTCCTGTCATTTGGCATGTCGGAACCGTGCAGACGTATTTCATGTAATACTTTGAGGAACATTAATTCGGCTAGTACATCTCCGGGAAAACCTTTTCTGTCACCCCGTTCGTCGAACAGCAAATGATCCAGCAAGTCTGTAAATGCCGGAAGCCCCCACTGTAATGTCATGTCCATGACAATGCGCGGAAAACCTTTTTCAATATCTGAAACGTATGTTAGATCAGCCATTGCATCACCGTAAGGGAAGTGGGTTCGATATGATTGTACGGCGAAGGGTGTTATCTGGCAATAAATACCATGCAAAATGCATTTAAATAGCGCGAAACGTTCATATTTTCAGTGTCAGGTTTCTCTGCCTCGTCTTTCTGACATGCTGCGTCGATCCATGCCACCGAGTAGGCGTCTGTCAATGTCTCCCCGTTGGTCTTGTCGTAGTTTGAAACGCCTGTCAATGAGGTTACGGACGCCACCCAGGGACCGTCTGCGCCGTTCAATATCGAAGCGTCTCTCGGACGATGCTATACGCCGGGATGAATTGAAGCGTCTGTCCGGCTTGCGCCGGATTGCCAATCTGTCAGAAAAATGGGAAAGAAACGTGATCAAGTCATTTTCTGAATAAAAAATCCGCCCATCAGCTTCAATGAAAGGGATGGTTGGATTGTTTTTTCGATCAGTATTCAGCCAGGAAATGGCATC
This genomic stretch from Sulfurirhabdus autotrophica harbors:
- the sfsA gene encoding DNA/RNA nuclease SfsA; amino-acid sequence: MKFDQPLIEGSLIKRYKRFLADIALPNGEIITAHCPNTGSMLGCAEPGSTVWLSRAKNLDRKYPLTWEILKNQSGTLIGINTGLSNRLVKEAIEGGLISSFSGYNTIRTEVRFGLENSRVDLLLESATGQPDCYIEVKNVTASVVDGIAIFPDAVSARGTKHLRELIAVVEGGERAVLCYCVQRGDVKSVRPADQIDPLYGSTLRLAISHGVEVIAYSAEISLEGITLKNNIPVVCP
- a CDS encoding GspE/PulE family protein, whose protein sequence is MITEYKSTQQVKRLVSNSAELRKAMEAQTGFNPTQLGRELAREGVITKEQLLKAIDLQKLTPGRKLGSILADMGVASTEQVHLAVALSLGAPSVKLDGFDFERKALANISAELARTYNVIPLIIHNERLVLAMENLLDMEAVSAIGFIAQRMIESVYAPNHDIKQAINKHYELQEQEHELDQLQLSNFYNEDDNSLWKEAERLANEQPIVRLVNSILMDAIYQRASDVHIRPGNKQVELLYRIDGVLINKREIQKGLLPAIVSRIKILSRLNIAEHRLPQDGRSRMLDGANIIDLRVSVIPCQYGESIVIRILNKGEGLRSLDEIGFTPKDEERFAGLINKNYGILLVTGPTGSGKTTTLYAALREVQKRNLNIVTVEDPVEYEFEGMRQIQIQPAIHFGFPQALRHILRHDPDVIMIGEIRDRETCNIAVEGALTGHLVLSTLHTNDAPGAVTRLMEMGVEPYLLKSAIIGVLAQRLVRRNCPHCLAEETVDPKVRSGLGISKTERFYKGTGCEKCNHTGFHGRLAVYELLIVSETLRNHIESGVATGVLRDLAISEGMVPLTAQAIEQARLHNTSLSEVYRIGMETVFSENLV